TCAATGCTTGTTGAAATGCTATATAAGGTGACACTTCACAGAAGTATAAAATCATAGATGGGCACAACAGATGGtagaaatttaattatttaagcTTCCTTAGTTATTTCATTTGGGGAAGGAAATCAAGATTCAAGAATAATTGGTTAGAtacgtatattggaactagggaagggaaagggaataccaaaattgagagacaaaggataaaaggacaaaccaatacaacagcaatacttacaaaactatatgttgtaaaccaactgtacaacttatgggagggagagggaaataggggggacagggaaaatgagggaggaggtaacaagttggataagaaatgtactcactcccttacatatgaaactgtaacccttctgtacttgacattgacaataaaatatagtatttacagggaaaaaaggaataattggttagatgaatttcttttttagcTCTGGAGATTAGCTCTGGAGCAATTAAAATACTAATGTTTACATCAAAAACTTTTTCAAGCTGTACCATCAACCAAGCAATACTTGCAGCCAATTTAGAGGAAGGCAAAGAGTTAAGTTCTTACATCCTAAACACAAGATAAATGAGACTGTAATATGTGCTACCAAagaaaagataggaaaatggagaaatgaGGAAAAGACATATGCAAGTACATACACAGAGACTACTGAAACTTCTGAAGTTAAGATATAAAATACCAATAGTGTAGAGGAAAACAGATTAGTGTGAAATTTTGTCTTATTCAGAAGCCTAATCCATTGACTATTTTTATATTCTAGGCAAACTAAAAGAAGACAGTTATCTCACATTTGGCTGCCagctttttatctttctcttgaCTACCTTGGCACTGTAGCCTGCCACGTTCCCAGCATCATGGAGAAAGTCCAGTACCTCACTCGCTCTGCCATAAGAAGAGCCTCTACTATTGAAATGCCTCAACAAGCACGTCAAAACCTCCAGAACCTATTTGTCAATTTCTGTCTCATCTTAATATGTCTCCTGCTAATCTGCATCATCGTGATGCTTCTCTGAAGTTCTGCAGCAGACTCAAGACCTGCAACTTGCCACATGAGCTTAAAAATCTGCCACCCCTGAAGAGAGGAAACAAAGCATACTTCCTGAGTAGAAAATTTTCCTTGTAAAaaaattgttagaaatatattcatctCCTGGATCTTGTAAACATGACAAGGGCTTATTTTCAAACCATACAATGACTGTAAGtgcatgaaaatgtaacctctgaTTTCCCCAAAGTGGCTtatgtctttcataaatgtttTGAGGA
The nucleotide sequence above comes from Perognathus longimembris pacificus isolate PPM17 chromosome 9, ASM2315922v1, whole genome shotgun sequence. Encoded proteins:
- the Pln gene encoding cardiac phospholamban → MEKVQYLTRSAIRRASTIEMPQQARQNLQNLFVNFCLILICLLLICIIVMLL